The genome window ACTATGGAATCATACCAAGCAATGAACATTGTGCTTGCATTGTGGACTTGTTATGTCAAGCCGGTAAACTCAAAGAAGCACTTGATACAGTGCAAAGAATGCCTCATGAACCTGGTTCCTTGATTTGGGATTTAATACTACGAACTTGTGCAAACAACAGAGATCTGAAACTCATAGAAAGTGTAGCTGAAAGGTTGATGCACTTGGAACCATGGTCGTTACTACCTTATTTGATTTTGGCTCGGGCATATGAGATAAGGGGCAGATGGGAGGATGTTGTGCGGGTCAGGAAGGTTATGAAACTGAAAAAGGTTAACAACGTGACGGGGTGCAGTTGGGTTGTAATAAGAAATTGTGTATACACTTTTAAAGGAGACCGGTTACAGCTTTATGATGGCAGTAGTATTTATTCAGTATCGAGATTACTGATTTGGGATATTGAAGATGAAGGCTATATCAGTTCATCAGATGAGAAATTGGGATTGCAAAAGTAGAAGTTAGTGTTATGGAGTTCTTGATGACAATGGAGAACCCATCTTTGGCAGTGACCGGGAACAGGTATATCTCCATCTGTTGCAAGAAAATGTACTATATTCTCTTAACAATTTTCACAAAATCAAATTACCAGTAATTTTTTTGACTGTTGAAAGTAAATTTTTTGGCTTATTTAATATTCACTTGACTGTTTTATTTATCAGCTTCCAAAGGAGTTAGCAGTAAAGATGtattgtaagttgtaacatgGTCACACTTCAATTGATGGACACAATATTTTTTGAAGCACAAAGGTAGGGGAGGATTTCTTTCTATGTTACCTCACTTGGTGAAGAAGCAATTAACATTGCATCCGCAGCTGCACTTACTCCAGATGATGTCGTCTTGCCTCAGGTATTATATTATGTCGTCGTGATGTAAAATTGCTTCATCATTAGCATATCCTAAAGGACGTCGCAGTAGTTAATGCCTAGAGTCCTGTTATGGCGAGGTTTCACGCTGCAAGAGTTTGCAAACCAGTGTTTTGAGAACAAGGCTGATTACGGGAAAGGCATGCAGAGGCCAATACATTAACAAGCTCAACCACTTTGCGGTGTCATCGACTATTGCGTAAGATATCTTGATGCAATCTGCATGATTCAAAACAACCTACTCTAGTGTTCTTAttactctttttgttttttagtaCTCAACTTCCTCATTCAGTTGGTGCTGCTTATTCACTAGAAATGGACAAAAAGGATGCATGTTTAGTCACATATATTGGGGACGGTGGAACGAGCAAGGTGACTGCAACTACTACCTCTCTAAACATTCCTCCTCAAGGAACATAAACTTTATCGTCTTATTTCTAATTGCTTACTTTTGTATCGTTTCAGGGAGATTTTCATGCTGCTTTGAACTTTGCAGCTGTTACAGAAGCCCCTGTAGTTTTCAACTGCAGCAAGAATGCCTGGGCTATCACTACTCATATATCAGAACAATTTTGAAGTACTAAAGCTTGGACATGATTCGATATGTAGACGTCAGAGGGAATGAGTACGAATCTCCAATCATTAGGAAATAAATCATCAAGAAAGAAATCTAAGCCGCATCTAAGAACGATCAAATATTCAACTTCAGACAACTCATTTGACATCAGAACCTTTCAAGGTACATGTATGGTACTGTCAGCTCAGCTGTACATTTATCCGTCGGAGTAAATACAAATTAGAGAACTATATCAGTGTAACTCCCATAAATTTATGTCAGAAGCTCTTCTAATGTAAATTTATATCAGAAGCTCTTctaatgttttctttttgttcttgtgAAACAATGTACATGACATCATCTTCTCCTTTTGCAAATAATATGAGGAAgaatcagaacaaaaaaaatcattgcaGTTAATGAAAATGGGAAATGGAGACTTACACTTTTATAAGGCATCATCTTTTAGAGGAAGATCATATGTTCGAGACGAAACAAGGTTCCTTTCTTCCCGCTCTTTAGACTCACTAAGCATCAGCACAACTTCCCGCATCGATGGCCGATCAGATGGAGACATACTGGTGCACATCAAAGCAATTTTCATGACAGCAATCATCTGGTCAACAACGCTTTGATGCTCGAGATTCAATCGTGTATCAAACATCTCAGACGTCAGTGAATTGTCTCGAATATAGCGCCTCGCCCATGTAACAAGATCACCTCCCTGATCCAGTGGCTGTACGGGAGTTCTTCCGGTTATCAACTCCAATAAGACGACTCCATAGCTATAGATATCACACTTCTCGGTAACCTTCATGGTGTATGCATATTCTGCCATCAAGAACAGGTAAGTTATACCTCCCTTCTGAGTTATgataacaaaattcaaaaaatttatcctCTCAGAATGATTAAGCATGAAATAGATTGGGACAGGGTGGAAGAGAGAGGGGTGGCATTGTATGGTTTGTATCAAAAGATTAAGGAACCATTCATGGGCTTTTCTGTCAGCCTATAAAAGCAAAAGAGCAAAAGTAAACGACGCTCCTACGGTGGGTGGGGTTGGGAACAAGCAAAATGTACGTAGCCTTACcgtcacataatatgtggagaggctgtttttaggaattgaacctgtgacctctagcgAAAGAGCACAAAGGAAAATTAAATTGTGTTTTTATAAACAATGTAACTGAAGATCAACAGCTTAGATAAAAAGCAGGATACATAAAACAGTGAAGACAAGAAAAGCTGCAAGATAAGATCTTCAGCCTGTTAACCTTTGTGGCCAATACAGAAGCTTATTATCACTTTGCTACTACAAATGATCACTAGTTGCTAAATTCACCAGTCATACACATCTCTGAACCTGGTCCATGATGGTTTTAAaacgaaaaaagaaacaaaatactgAACTATAAGCATAGGCACCAAGACTGATGGTATATCAAAATGGGTATCATCATTGGATCTAAAACTGGCAATAATAACTGTTTAAAATGCTAAAGGTTAACAggcatgtatatgtgtgtgtctgtaTATGGAGATGaatttgtgtttgtgtgtgtgtgtgtaacaaAATCATCCAGTCATGAAAACCTGTGTTTCCAACTTTGCTCCAGGCTCTGAAAGAAAACTTAACAGATGCAACAGGCAAACGAAAGCTGAATCGTAAAAACACGAATCTAGGGCAGGATTAGATAAAATGATGCAAGCTTACCTGGTGCGATGTATCCGTATGATCCTGCGACTGCTGACATTGATTTAGATTGTGGCATGTCAATTATTTTCGCCAAACCAAAATCGCCAACTTGAGCTTCAAAGTTAGCATCAAGTAGAATATTGTTGGACTTTATGTCACGGTGAATTATCCTTGGTTTACAGTCGTGATGAAGATAAGCAAGACCTTCAGCAGCCCCAAAAGCAATTGTGAAGCGAGTTGGCCATTCCAAGCTGTAAGAGGACTCATGCAGCAATTCACCCAGACTACCCTTTGCCATGTACTCATATAGAAGAATATTGGAACCTTGGTAATAGCAGAAGCCATAGAGCTTCACAATGTTACGGTGCCTAATCTTTCCAAGAGTCAAAATCTCCGCCTGAAAACTGTTCTCAATACTGCTACCTTCACGGTTAGATGCAAGCTTTTTAACGGCAACAGTTTGCCCAGAAGGCATATCCGCCTTATAAACTGTTCCACAAGCTCCCCTTCCCACAATAAAGCTGTCATGAAAATTGTTTGTAGCCTCAATCAGAAGTTGTAAAGTGAGTCCATCCTTTGGAGGGAAGTAGATATCTGATTCTGATGATGATATCTCCTTGTCTTGCAATGCAATGACTGTCTCAGTAGGACGCCTCATGAAATACAGAAGAATGGCTATTAGAATGAGAGAAACACCACCAATAGCAGCTGCAACATATGTTATGATTCTACCTCGAGGAGCTCCCACACCTTCCAGAGGAGgtacagaagaagaagatggattGGCACTACAATCGCCAAGAGGCCCGCCACAGAGCCCTTTGTTCCCAATAAAACTGCTGACTGCCATGTTCTTAAACGGTGGCACTGCAGGTATAGGTCCTGTAagatcattgtacgaaagattgCACCCTAGCAAACTTGACAGATTTTCTAATGTACTGGGAATTTCACCACTCAAATGATTGTTATTTAGCAGTAGGAACTCAAGTAAATATAGATTCCCAAATTCAGGCGGTATGTTCCCAGTAAGATTATTATTACTGAGATTCATCGCAATCTGCAAGCTTAAAAGAGAACCCAACTCTGGCGGTATTTCACCAGAAAATAAGTTGCCACCCATCTGCAACTCAGTCAAATGAGAAAGGTTTCCTATCGTAGAAGGTATACGTCCAGAGAGCCTATTTTCTGAAAGCTTGAGAAGTTCCAGTTGCAGGAGGGTTCCAAGCTCATGCGGTAAAGCATCTACAAAGCTGTTGTGGCTGAGATCAAGTCGTTGAAGCTTCTTGCAGTTGATAATTTCAGGCGGAATTCGTCCAGTGAGCAAATTAGATGAAACATTAAATGTTACTAGCTGGGACAAGCTACCTATTTCCTTAGGCAACCCAGAAGTAAAGTAATTGTTTGCAATATGAAGCCTCTGCAACTTTTGACAGTTTCCAATCTCAGGAGGAAGTGGACCAGTGAACCTGTTCTGATCTAACTCAATAGCAGACAGGTTCAATAATTTGCAAAGCTCTGAGGGAAAGGTACCAGTAAGCTTGTTCCTTACCAGACGAAGCTGTACCAATGTCTTGCAGTTCAAGATCCCGGTTGGGATATTTCCAAACAGGTTATTAGACTCGAGGTTCAACAAAATCAAGTTAGAATGTCGACAAAAATGAGGAGGTACTCTTCCTGTCAGGCGGTTATCTGAAAAATCAACCACCCAAAGTGCACTATATAGTCCAAGCTCTAGAGGAATATTACCACTTAAATAGTTGTCAAAAAGCTGTAACTGGCGCATTTCAGTCAAATACTGAAACCCAAACGGAATGGGACCAGTAAGGTTATTGATCGAGAGATCAAGCTTCGTCAAGTTCCTCAAGCTACTAAGCTCATTTGGTATTACACCTGTAAGTTGGTTTTGAAAGAGGTATAGTAGCTGTAGACCCTTTATGTTGCTGAACTCGGCTGGGATCTCACCTGTCAAATAGTTCTCCGAGAAATCAATTTCTGTTGCTGCAGAtaaatttccaatctcttttgGAATGGTACCATTCAACTGGTTCCTATACAGAtataatttcttcaaaaactgCAGACTCCCAATCTCTGATGGGATTGGCCCCGCGAGAGCATTCCCATACAATGCAAGGGTCTGAAGGTTTGTGCAATTCCCAAGCTCTACTGGGATGAAACCTGACAGTTGGTTATCCCATAGAATAATCTCTGTCAACCTCCCAAGCATCCCTAGTTCCCTGGGTAAGTCTCCTCCTAAATAATTTTGGGCAAGACCAAGCAATTCTAAACTCTGACATCCACCTATTTCTACTGGAATGCTACCAGAAATTCCATTTTGTCCAGCTCTGAAAGTTCTTAGATTCTTGAGATTGCCAATAGAAAGAGGTATCGGCCCAGTCAGATTGTTGGTGTATGCCACAAACTCTAACAGCAAAGACAGAGTTCCAAGCTCCTCCGGAATAGGACCAGAAATTTTGTTATTGCATATATTCAAACTTCTTAGGAAATACAATTGACCCAGTTCGAGAGGAATTTGCCCACTGAACTGATTATTGTTCAAATAAAGGAATTGCAACCTTGAACAGTTTCCAATTTCCCTCGGTATGTCTCCAGTGAACTGATTGTATGCAAGGCTAAGATGTGTTAAGTGGTTCAAACCACCAATACTGGGACTTACGACTCCTGAAAGATTCATCGAATTTAAATCAAGAGACCACACAGCCAGCTCGTAACCTGAACTGCAACTCACACCAATCCACCCACAAGGAGTCATATCAGTGGAGTTCCAGTTCTCCAAATAATTGTATGGATCGAGAATACCATTCTTTAGCTCCAAGAGGTTTTGCCCCTCAAAATTCAACCCCTCTGAAGTTAAGACTAGCAGTGTAGAAACAATCAGAAATCCAATGAACCCCACTTCAAAAAATCTCGTTGATGTAAAATCCGCCGCCATTTCAAAAACGTATGGATGGATCAAGGGTATAATGTAACCTGATCATCTGACACCTATATATAGTTACAGCAACATTAGCTTGCAACAAAAAACTAACGAACACAAACATTAGAATTCCCTAAGAAACTAATTAACAGGAACAACAGAAATTCCGATGCTAACTATCCTTAATATAACACACGTTCAATAGAATGTTGAATTAATCAGTTTTTAGGAACAAAGCTTCATTCTTTGGAGCGCAATGCAAATGGTTATCAGATATTGACCAAGGTA of Tripterygium wilfordii isolate XIE 37 chromosome 13, ASM1340144v1, whole genome shotgun sequence contains these proteins:
- the LOC120012721 gene encoding probable leucine-rich repeat receptor-like protein kinase At2g33170 isoform X2, which encodes MAADFTSTRFFEVGFIGFLIVSTLLVLTSEGLNFEGQNLLELKNGILDPYNYLENWNSTDMTPCGWIGVSCSSGYELAVWSLDLNSMNLSGVVSPSIGGLNHLTHLSLAYNQFTGDIPREIGNCSRLQFLYLNNNQFSGQIPLELGQLYFLRSLNICNNKISGPIPEELGTLSLLLEFVAYTNNLTGPIPLSIGNLKNLRTFRAGQNGISGSIPVEIGGCQSLELLGLAQNYLGGDLPRELGMLGRLTEIILWDNQLSGFIPVELGNCTNLQTLALYGNALAGPIPSEIGSLQFLKKLYLYRNQLNGTIPKEIGNLSAATEIDFSENYLTGEIPAEFSNIKGLQLLYLFQNQLTGVIPNELSSLRNLTKLDLSINNLTGPIPFGFQYLTEMRQLQLFDNYLSGNIPLELGLYSALWVVDFSDNRLTGRVPPHFCRHSNLILLNLESNNLFGNIPTGILNCKTLVQLRLVRNKLTGTFPSELCKLLNLSAIELDQNRFTGPLPPEIGNCQKLQRLHIANNYFTSGLPKEIGSLSQLVTFNVSSNLLTGRIPPEIINCKKLQRLDLSHNSFVDALPHELGTLLQLELLKLSENRLSGRIPSTIGNLSHLTELQMGGNLFSGEIPPELGSLLSLQIAMNLSNNNLTGNIPPEFGNLYLLEFLLLNNNHLSGEIPSTLENLSSLLGCNLSYNDLTGPIPAVPPFKNMAVSSFIGNKGLCGGPLGDCSANPSSSSVPPLEGVGAPRGRIITYVAAAIGGVSLILIAILLYFMRRPTETVIALQDKEISSSESDIYFPPKDGLTLQLLIEATNNFHDSFIVGRGACGTVYKADMPSGQTVAVKKLASNREGSSIENSFQAEILTLGKIRHRNIVKLYGFCYYQGSNILLYEYMAKGSLGELLHESSYSLEWPTRFTIAFGAAEGLAYLHHDCKPRIIHRDIKSNNILLDANFEAQVGDFGLAKIIDMPQSKSMSAVAGSYGYIAPEVTGSIPKNSLSTYYVTVRLRTFCLFPTPPTVGASFTFALLLL
- the LOC120012721 gene encoding probable leucine-rich repeat receptor-like protein kinase At2g33170 isoform X1, which codes for MAADFTSTRFFEVGFIGFLIVSTLLVLTSEGLNFEGQNLLELKNGILDPYNYLENWNSTDMTPCGWIGVSCSSGYELAVWSLDLNSMNLSGVVSPSIGGLNHLTHLSLAYNQFTGDIPREIGNCSRLQFLYLNNNQFSGQIPLELGQLYFLRSLNICNNKISGPIPEELGTLSLLLEFVAYTNNLTGPIPLSIGNLKNLRTFRAGQNGISGSIPVEIGGCQSLELLGLAQNYLGGDLPRELGMLGRLTEIILWDNQLSGFIPVELGNCTNLQTLALYGNALAGPIPSEIGSLQFLKKLYLYRNQLNGTIPKEIGNLSAATEIDFSENYLTGEIPAEFSNIKGLQLLYLFQNQLTGVIPNELSSLRNLTKLDLSINNLTGPIPFGFQYLTEMRQLQLFDNYLSGNIPLELGLYSALWVVDFSDNRLTGRVPPHFCRHSNLILLNLESNNLFGNIPTGILNCKTLVQLRLVRNKLTGTFPSELCKLLNLSAIELDQNRFTGPLPPEIGNCQKLQRLHIANNYFTSGLPKEIGSLSQLVTFNVSSNLLTGRIPPEIINCKKLQRLDLSHNSFVDALPHELGTLLQLELLKLSENRLSGRIPSTIGNLSHLTELQMGGNLFSGEIPPELGSLLSLQIAMNLSNNNLTGNIPPEFGNLYLLEFLLLNNNHLSGEIPSTLENLSSLLGCNLSYNDLTGPIPAVPPFKNMAVSSFIGNKGLCGGPLGDCSANPSSSSVPPLEGVGAPRGRIITYVAAAIGGVSLILIAILLYFMRRPTETVIALQDKEISSSESDIYFPPKDGLTLQLLIEATNNFHDSFIVGRGACGTVYKADMPSGQTVAVKKLASNREGSSIENSFQAEILTLGKIRHRNIVKLYGFCYYQGSNILLYEYMAKGSLGELLHESSYSLEWPTRFTIAFGAAEGLAYLHHDCKPRIIHRDIKSNNILLDANFEAQVGDFGLAKIIDMPQSKSMSAVAGSYGYIAPEYAYTMKVTEKCDIYSYGVVLLELITGRTPVQPLDQGGDLVTWARRYIRDNSLTSEMFDTRLNLEHQSVVDQMIAVMKIALMCTSMSPSDRPSMREVVLMLSESKEREERNLVSSRTYDLPLKDDAL